One window of Oryza brachyantha chromosome 12, ObraRS2, whole genome shotgun sequence genomic DNA carries:
- the LOC102707829 gene encoding GPI mannosyltransferase 2, whose protein sequence is MAAPVAGVVRLAAASRLLVLALSLLSRLLFRPYDTSASLHPPCLLPSNASASADDDPAPTVSSLAVWDGVHFLRAAECGYEYEQSFAFLPLLPASLNLLARSLLAPLVPVLGYRAVLVISGYALNNAAFVAAAAYFYRLSLLILKNPNAAYRASVLFCFNPASVFYSSLYSESLYALFSLGGIFYVFTGANTIAMIMLALSGSARSNGALNAGYFCFQALLHAYDAAVQKKRPILAVQVLITGFLRSVFIFLPFFAFQAYGYLNICLYGNMEEMRPWCKAKVPLLYGFIQSHYWGVGFLRYFQVKQLPNFLLASPVLSLAVYCIIHYTKLLHRLFKSISIHELIVATVEGRSSEAYKSSDVDTVLNSGFSTTTNKAQGHADVKRRKSVATDPGSMHNNRSNDKILEVNEGCPILVLPFILHLAFMTFTAFFVMHVQVSTRFLSASPPIYWAASHILVSPKSKRWGYLICIYFIAYILLGSLLFTNFYPFT, encoded by the exons ATGGcggcgccggtcgccggcgtcgtgcggctcgccgccgcatcccGCTTGCTGGTCCTGGCCCTCTCGCTGCTCTCCCGCCTCCTCTTCCGCCCCTACGATACCTCCGCCTCGCTCCACCCGCCCTGCCTCCTCCCGTCcaacgcctccgcctccgccgacgacgacccgGCGCCGACCGTCTCCTCCCTCGCCGTGTGGGACGGCGTCCActtcctccgcgccgccgagtGCGGCTACGAGTACGAGCAGTCCTTCGCCTTCCTCCCGCTCCTCCCGGCCTCCCTCAACCTCCTCGCCCGATCCC TGCTCGCGCCGCTGGTGCCGGTGCTGGGGTACAGGGCCGTGCTCGTGATCTCCGGATATGCTCTCAACAACGCTGCGTTCGTCGCTGCCGCGGCCTACTTCTACAG ACTGTCTTTGCTGATCTTGAAGAATCCGAATGCTGCTTACCGAGCATCTGTTCTCTTCTGCTTCAACCCTGCTTCTGTGTTCTACTCATCACT GTACTCAGAGAGTCTATATGCGTTGTTTTCACTTGGGGGAATATTCTACGTGTTTACCGGTGCTAATACCATTGCAATGATAATGCTTGCTCTCTCCGGTTCAGCTAGGTCAAATGGAGCACTTAATGCTGGTTATTTCTGTTTTCAGGCTTTGCTACATGCATATGATGCTGCTGTCCAGAAGAAAAGGCCCATA CTGGCAGTGCAGGTTCTTATCACTGGATTTTTGCGGtctgtttttatatttctaccaTTCTTTGCTTTCCAAGCATATGGATATTTGAACATATGCCTATACGGAAATATGGAGGAGATGAGGCCATGGTGCAAAGCTAAAGTGCCTCTTTTGTATGGATTCATTCAAAGCCACTACTG GGGGGTTGGCTTTTTGAGGTACTTTCAAGTGAAGCAGCTGCCAAACTTTCTTTTGGCTTCCCCAGTTTTGAGTCTTGCAGTTTATTGTATTATTCATTACACAAAGCTGCTTCACCGACTCTTCAAATCAATTAGCATACACGAACTGATTGTTGCCACAGTTGAGGGGAGATCAAGTGAAGCATATAAAAGCTCAGATGTTGACACAGTATTGAATAGTGGATTTTCTACCACAACTAACAAAGCACAAG GACATGCTGATGtaaagaggagaaaatcagTTGCGACGGACCCAGGATCTATGCATAACAACAGGTCAAATGACAAAATTCTTGAAGTTAATGAGGGGTGCCCCATATTAGTTCTTCCTTTCATTTTACATCTGGCATTCATGACGTTCACTGCTTTCTTTGTGATGCACGTCCAG GTATCAACACGATTTTTATCTGCTAGTCCTCCAATTTACTGGGCGGCATCGCACATTTTGGTCTCCCCCAAATCTAAAAGATGGGGCTACTTaatctgtatttattttatagcctaTATTCTTCTCGGTAGCTTGCTCTTCACCAATTTCTACCCGTTCACGTAA
- the LOC102700197 gene encoding uncharacterized protein LOC102700197, whose amino-acid sequence MDGPKRSQLRVRLRVTARRRGAGGDGAGGGARGGDGGGLGRKRRLDAPVVNSAAKLQRREIGGRQLAARGGGAASAVPERFRNMHLQEEFDTYDHNAHLFVKLQFLKKRSKIIEIVAAKDIIFALAHSGLCAAFSRVTNKRISFLNLSPDEVIRSLFYNKNNDSLITVSVYASDHFSTLKCRTTPIEYIRRNQLDAGFPLFETESLKWPGFVEFDDVNGKVLTYSAQDGIYKVFDLKNYSFLYSIPDTNVQEIKISPGIMLLIYERAPCHVPLKILSIEDGRPLKSFSHLLHRNKKIDFIEQFNEKLLVKQEDENLQILDVRSSELIEVSVTKFMTPSAFIFLYENNLFLTFRNRTVAVWNFRGELVTSFEDHLLWHQDCSTNNIYITSDQDLIISYCKSEAAVDDGTVPPIGSINMSDIMTGKCIAKIAANDPTLRIGPRKNGSAERSSIWSTIPEALEDVTALFYDEDRNEIYTGNRHGLVHVWSN is encoded by the exons ATGGACGGGCCCAAGCGGTCGCAGCTGCGGGTGCGGCTCCGCGTGACGGCCCGGCGGAGGGGCGCcgggggcgacggcgcgggcggcggcgcgcggggcggcgacggcggcggtctGGGGAGGAAGCGGCGGCTCGACGCGCCGGTGGTCAATTCCGCGGCGAAGCTGCAGCGGCGCGAGATCGGGGGCAGGCagctcgccgcgcgcggcgggggcgccgcGTCCGCCGTGCCCGAGCGGTTCCGGAACATGCACCTCCAG GAAGAGTTTGATACATATGATCATAATGCCCACCTATTCGTGAAGCTgcaatttctcaaaaaaagaTCGAAAATTATTGAGATTGTTGCAGCAAAAGATATCATATTTGCTCTTGCACACTCTGGGCTCTGCGCTGCTTTTAGTCGAG TTACAAACAAGCGCATATCCTTCTTGAATTTAAGTCCAGATGAAGTCATCCGGAGCCTGTTCTACAACAAGAACAATGATTCACTTATTACTGTGTCAGTTTATGCATCAGACCATTTTAGCACATTAAAGTGCAGAACAACCCCGATCGA GTATATAAGGAGGAATCAGTTAGATGCTGGCTTTCCTCTTTTTGAAACTGAATCTCTGAAGTGGCCTGGCTTTGTGGAGTTTGATGATGTAAATGGGAAAGTACTCACCTATTCGGCTCAGGATGG TATCTATAAGGTTTTTGATTTGAAGAACTACTCTTTTCTATATTCAATACCTGACACCAATGTGCAGGAGATAAAGATCAG CCCAGGAATCATGCTTTTGATATATGAAAGAGCACCATGTCATGTTCCTTTGAAGATATTGTCAATTGAAGATGGAAGGCCACTAAAATCCTTCTCGCACCTGTTGCACCGCAACaagaaaattgattttattgaGCAGTTCAATGAAAAGCTCCTTGTCAAGCAAGAAGATGAGAACCTTCAGATACTTGAT GTACGGAGTTCTGAGCTAATTGAAGTCAGTGTCACCAAGTTTATGACTCCATCAGCTTTCATTTTTCTGTACGAGAACAATCTCTTCTTGACATTCCGAAACAGGACGGTTGCTGTATGGAATTTTCGAGGAGAGCTCGTGACCTCATTTGAGGATCATTTGCTTTGGCATCAAGATTGTAGCACCAACAATATCTACATTACCAGTGACCAGGATCTGATTATCTCATACTGCAAATCTGAAGCAGCTGTTGATGACGGTACAG TACCTCCAATTGGGTCTATCAATATGAGCGACATTATGACTGGCAAATGCATCGCCAAGATCGCTGCCAATGACCCCACTCTTCGTATTGGCCCTCGCAAGAATGGCAGTGCTGAGAGGTCCTCGATCTGGAGCACCATTCCAGAAGCTCTGGAGGATGTCACGGCACTGTTCTACGATGAGGACAGGAACGAGATATATACTGGCAACAGGCATGGACTGGTGCATGTGTGGTCTAACTAG
- the LOC102707543 gene encoding cell division topological specificity factor homolog, chloroplastic: MAMATATAISGSFGGEPGAVLAPSASVLPAPRRLNSLASSKAQFSSFTRRRSFNLMLTPKLLCIEHQSLSKSSTQTFALSRNDFSPITQDVEGFLHNIVNMGFLDRLKLAWKIIFPAPSIKENSNANIAKQRLKMILFSDRCEVSDEAKKKIVENIVEALSEFVEIESRDNVQVDISTDAGLGTVYSVTVPVRRVKPEYQESEEQYRGKIVGVDFKDTGETSGSVDVTFDFFVPNKNY, from the exons ATGgcaatggcgacggcgacggcgatctcCGGCAGCTTCGGCGGCGAGCCCGGCGCGGTGCTCGCCCCGTCGGCCTCAGtactccccgcgccgcgccgcctcaaCTCCCTCGCCAGCTCCAAG GCACAATTTAGTTCGTTTACTCGTCGGCGATCTTTCAACCTCATGCTTACACCTAAACTTCTATGCATTGAGCACCAAAGCTTGTCAAAGAGCTCCACTCAGACTTTTGCTCTTTCAAGGAATGACTTTTCTCCTATAACTCAAGATGTGGAAGGCTTCCTTCACAATATTGTGAACATGGGGTTTCTTGATCGTCTGAAACTAGCATGGAAGATAATCTTCCCTGCACCAAGCATTAAGGAGAACTCCAATGCAAACATCGCAAAGCAGAGGCTTAAGATGATCCTGTTCTCCGACAGGTGTGAAGTGAGTGATGAGGCAAAGAAGAAGATCGTAGAGAACATCGTTGAGGCGCTCTCTGAGTTTGTGGAGATAGAATCACGGGACAATGTCCAGGTGGATATCTCAACTGATGCTGGCCTTGGCACCGTATATTCTGTGACTGTTCCTGTGCGCCGTGTCAAGCCTGAGTACCAGGAATCTGAAGAGCAGTACAGAGGGAAGATCGTAGGTGTTGACTTCAAGGACACTGGAGAAACGTCAGGCAGCGTCGATGTTACATTTGATTTCTTCGTGCCCAACAAGAACTACTGA
- the LOC102700481 gene encoding NAD(P)H-quinone oxidoreductase subunit U, chloroplastic, translating to MPAVGVASPPAPAAVSSPSPRCRVSIPRGRFSSAASFRARCAAAAAEDAAAAAVAETVVEGDPEAGTDVAGGAATSTRPPYSLISADNVQKAMRGLAITDADHYGRLGITRLASTDEVKAAYEKKCEELNSKGLEEEEIIKEHDLIKESFTILATEEERRLYDWSLSRSGQPERYVWPFEVDPLELAPEPPKEPEDEFPTKLVGYFFLAWFMLSVALSVTLNR from the exons ATGCCTGCCGTTGGCgtcgcctccccgccggcgcccgccgccgtgtcCTCCCCGTCCCCGCGCTGCCGCGTATCCATCCCCCGCGGACGATTCTCCTCCGCGGCGTCGTTCCGCGCgcggtgcgccgccgccgccgccgaggacgccgcggcggcggcggtggcggagacgGTGGTGGAGGGGGACCCCGAGGCGGGCAcggacgtcgccggcggcgccgccacgtcGACGCGGCCGCCGTACTCCCTCATCTCCGCCGACAACGTGCAGAAGGCGATGCGTGGCCTCG CAATTACAGACGCTGATCATTATGGTAGACTTGGGATCACCAGATTAGCTTCTACCGATGAG GTTAAAGCCGCCTACGAGAAGAAATGTGAAGAACTGAATAGCAAAGGATTGGAAGAAGAGGAAATCATTAAGGAGCATGACCTCATAAAG GAATCTTTTACCATTCTAGCAaccgaggaagagagaagattATACGATTGGAGTTTGTCAAGAAGTGGGCAGCCAGAGCGATACGTCTGGCCTTTTGAAGTGGATCCCTTGGAACTAGCACCAGAGCCTCCAAAG GAACCAGAAGATGAGTTCCCGACGAAGTTGGTTGGCTACTTTTTCTTGGCATGGTTCATGCTGTCTGTTGCCTTGTCAGTAACCCTCAACAGATGA